A portion of the Stigmatella aurantiaca DW4/3-1 genome contains these proteins:
- a CDS encoding carbohydrate-binding module family 20 domain-containing protein: MLAQSIRRGGGLLALAGSLWLGMPGEAQAQTYVHLFEWRWADVAKECETFLGPKGYTAVQVSPPNEHISGGEWWARYQPVSYKLDSRGGTRAQFIDMVQRCNAAGVAIYADLVINHTAAGSGGTGSGGSTWSNRRHPMFSPQDYHSPICTISNYQDAWNVQNCDLVGLPDLNTGASYVQQTIANYVNDLTSIGVKGYRIDAAKHMSSGDISGIKGRFTGSPYIFQEVIDLGGEAVTASQYFGNGAVTEFKYSANIGTQFKTGQLKNLNAFGESWGFMASDRAVVFTDNHDNQRGHGAGGANVLTYKDGNLYTLANVFMLGWPYGYPQVMSSYAFTNTDAGPPGGSVHNGSNVDCFGSAWQCEHRWRPIANMVTFRKTTQGAAVSRWWDNGNNQVAFARTGKGFVVINREGGTLSRSFATGLPAGTYCNIITGDFANGTCSGSTLTVDAAGNASFSVPGMTAAAIHINAKGSSGGGGGGYTKNYPQVYFRGTPNNWGVTAMTLVANNTWRTTATFGSTTTERFKFDIYGDWTVNFGDTQRDGIAESGGGDIPIPQAGTYTLTFNDSTLAYTAQRDSGGGGGGTVAVTFTCNNGQTVAGQSVYVVGSLAALGTWAPASAIKLTPSSYPTWTGTVTLPASTGLEWKCLKRNETDATQGVQWQGGGNNALTTPASGTASASASF; encoded by the coding sequence ATGCTCGCTCAATCAATCAGGCGCGGTGGAGGACTGCTCGCCCTGGCAGGCTCGTTGTGGCTCGGCATGCCAGGGGAGGCTCAGGCACAAACCTATGTCCACCTGTTCGAGTGGAGATGGGCAGATGTCGCCAAGGAATGCGAGACATTCCTGGGGCCCAAGGGCTACACCGCCGTCCAGGTCTCTCCGCCCAACGAGCACATCTCGGGCGGGGAGTGGTGGGCGCGCTATCAGCCGGTGAGCTACAAGCTGGACAGCCGCGGGGGCACCCGGGCGCAGTTCATCGACATGGTCCAGCGCTGCAACGCGGCAGGCGTCGCCATCTACGCGGACCTGGTCATCAACCACACCGCCGCCGGGAGCGGGGGGACTGGCTCCGGAGGCTCCACCTGGAGCAACCGGCGCCACCCGATGTTCAGCCCCCAGGACTACCACTCGCCCATCTGCACCATCAGCAACTACCAGGATGCCTGGAACGTGCAGAATTGCGATCTCGTGGGCCTGCCGGACCTGAACACCGGCGCGAGCTACGTGCAGCAGACGATCGCCAACTACGTCAATGACCTGACCTCCATTGGCGTGAAGGGCTACCGCATTGACGCCGCCAAGCACATGAGCTCCGGGGACATCTCGGGCATCAAGGGCCGGTTCACCGGCTCGCCCTACATCTTCCAGGAGGTGATTGATCTGGGCGGCGAGGCGGTGACGGCCAGCCAGTACTTCGGCAATGGGGCGGTGACGGAGTTCAAGTACAGCGCCAACATTGGCACCCAGTTCAAGACGGGCCAGCTCAAGAACCTGAATGCCTTTGGCGAGAGCTGGGGCTTCATGGCCAGCGACCGGGCGGTGGTGTTCACCGACAACCACGACAACCAGCGGGGCCATGGCGCGGGCGGCGCCAACGTCCTGACCTACAAGGACGGCAACCTCTACACGCTGGCCAACGTCTTCATGCTGGGCTGGCCGTATGGGTACCCCCAGGTCATGTCCAGCTATGCCTTCACCAACACGGATGCGGGGCCTCCGGGCGGCAGCGTCCACAACGGCTCGAACGTCGACTGCTTCGGCAGCGCCTGGCAGTGCGAGCACCGCTGGCGGCCCATCGCCAACATGGTGACCTTCCGGAAGACGACCCAGGGCGCGGCCGTGTCGCGGTGGTGGGACAACGGCAACAACCAGGTGGCCTTCGCGCGCACCGGCAAGGGTTTCGTGGTCATCAACCGCGAGGGCGGCACGCTCAGCCGCTCCTTCGCCACGGGCCTGCCCGCTGGCACCTACTGCAACATCATCACCGGTGACTTCGCCAATGGCACGTGCTCGGGGAGCACCCTCACGGTGGATGCGGCCGGCAACGCGTCCTTCAGCGTGCCGGGCATGACGGCGGCCGCCATCCACATCAACGCCAAGGGCAGCAGCGGAGGCGGAGGGGGTGGCTACACCAAGAACTATCCCCAGGTGTACTTCCGGGGCACCCCCAACAACTGGGGGGTCACGGCCATGACGCTGGTGGCCAACAACACCTGGAGGACCACGGCCACCTTCGGGAGCACCACCACCGAGCGATTCAAGTTCGACATCTACGGGGACTGGACGGTGAACTTCGGCGATACCCAGAGGGACGGCATCGCAGAGAGCGGCGGCGGCGACATCCCCATCCCCCAGGCGGGCACCTACACCCTCACCTTCAATGACAGCACCCTCGCCTACACCGCGCAGCGCGACTCCGGAGGAGGTGGCGGAGGCACCGTGGCCGTCACCTTCACCTGCAACAACGGGCAGACCGTGGCGGGCCAGAGCGTCTACGTGGTGGGCAGCCTCGCTGCGCTGGGCACCTGGGCGCCCGCGAGCGCCATCAAGCTCACGCCGTCGAGCTATCCCACGTGGACCGGCACCGTCACCTTGCCGGCGAGCACGGGCCTTGAGTGGAAGTGCCTCAAGCGCAACGAGACCGATGCAACCCAGGGCGTTCAGTGGCAGGGGGGTGGCAACAACGCGCTCACCACCCCGGCCTCGGGAACGGCCTCCGCCTCGGCCAGCTTCTAG